One region of Brassica napus cultivar Da-Ae chromosome A10, Da-Ae, whole genome shotgun sequence genomic DNA includes:
- the LOC111213625 gene encoding uncharacterized protein LOC111213625, whose product MVSVRLVDCSDPPEEQPVRPIPEMMFAVGEEPVGVRVLTYLSSGAINRIFNALEEEEVQIIRRSAFGKILEIVDKPVFSGRFARFILSRQLKTKKKHEAWFRFAGKPIRFSLREFAIVTGLPCGKFPMKSKMKLKETISEKPYWPSLFGKAEVATVASVIKLLTRRTVADRVVRIKYACLAILSSVLLPTNMKMKICREHAEAIEDLDEFFSYPWGRLAFDMLMGSIKERDEVSLSQNTIAVKGFALALQLVMVEAVPSLTEVVQETCSDSEGDSDEEYDGMCEKSKRKTLSPGHARNVDKQTDVFVRSIIDEDPLRPIDESNLVWSDEEDDEKVNNMVYLINTNFQFTKSMFVGGLSKLDVDRMRETDNLTSKAKKSKKLPVLNTSNDPGYIASLVIEKMKPEFQTMDGNIMQACRRVDSIEGSLVGLVHSVFGKLKEEMLESVRHLVTALTKVEGAAPAMIEENLTNTAVRQNGIVPDSNSSPVREANDQTIRNILGNLSSYSTPPNSPRLCQGENPSPKYNEEGLYFEAGGDNVNDSFALSAHSQNHQRAVEINQPLEEENRVQGPAMDMPSFSLGLTQEEALNGNHGITFKESVCHQPESIVKAVDNIEVRHQYRKSKRQKCVPHALLADYECGPEIGSRVKKSQNFIFSSHERNQIDRKYERLLQRVNRHFVYKVSGVSVLGKDILLIAERSKFLTSKVVDILIRLVQYTVQQQFTAHTQHRDVFLDNTYASAITKTYPKFRKSRKKNAYIFPRGVVKIFTTREDSFLQPTRYYFPLNVGKKHWVGICVDHNRGKITVLDSNTSLFTDAIMEKHLQPHLVMLPYLLRLSMQVSGTDEPKRFAVERPKDFAQTQNPADTGLMAVLLMSTHAVYGLEACKNINTDVLVEAGRSAAVMAFECEDMF is encoded by the exons ATGGTTTCTGTCAGGCTAGTTGATTGTTCTGATCCACCGGAAGAACAACCCGTCAGACCGATCCCTGAGATGATGTTTGCAGTTGGAGAAGAACCAGTCGGCGTGCGTGTTCTCACCTATCTCTCATCCGGAGCCATTAATCGCATCTTTAATGCATTAGAAGAGGAGGAAGTACAGATTATACGGAGATCTGCGTTTGGGAAAATTCTGGAGATTGTGGACAAACCAGTTTTTTCCGGGAGATTCGCCAGATTCATACTATCGAGGCAGttgaaaacgaaaaaaaaacatgaagctTGGTTCCGTTTTGCTGGTAAACCAATTCGGTTTTCCCTTAGAGAATTTGCGATTGTGACCGGTCTACCATGTGGAAAGTTTCCAATGAAATCAAAGATGAAGCTCAAAGAAACTATTTCCGAAAAACCATACTGGCCTTCCCTTTTTGGAAAAGCTGAGGTAGCTACAGTGGCTTCTGTGATCAAGTTGCTTACGAGGCGTACAGTTGCAGATCGGGTTGTGCGTATCAAATACGCATGCTTGGCGATATTATCTTCTGTTCTTCTCCCAACAAACATGAAGATGAAAATTTGTAGAGAACATGCTGAGGCTATTGAAGATCTGGATGAATTTTTTTCTTACCCATGGGGAAGACTTGCTTTCGACATGCTTATGGGAAGTATTAAAGAGAGAGACGAGGTTTCTCTGTCACAAAATACCATTGCTGTTAAAGGATTTGCACTTGCCTTGCAGCTTGTGATGGTTGAGGCCGTCCCCTCTCTTACTGAAGTTGTCCAGGAAACGTGTTCTGATTCCGAAGGAGACAGCGACGAAGAATATGATGGTATGTGTGagaaatcaaagagaaagacgCTTAGTCCTGGTCACGCAAGAAACGTTGACAAGCAAACTGAT GTTTTTGTTAGAAGTATAATTGATGAAGACCCATTGAGACCCATAGACGAGTCAAATTTGGTCTGGTctgacgaggaagatgatgaaaaGGTTAACAACATGGTATATCTCATCAATACAAACTTTCAGTTCACGAAGTCCATGTTTGTTGGTGGGCTGAGTAAGTTAGATGTAGATCGCATGAGAGAAACCGATAATCTGACATCGAAGGCTAAGAAATCGAAGAAACTGCCTGTCCTAAACACTTCAAACGATCCAGGTTACATTGCTTCCCTTGTTATTGAGAAAATGAAACCAGAGTTTCAAACTATGGACGGGAATATCATGCAAGCTTGTAGGAGGGTAGATTCAATAGAGGGATCTTTGGTTGGACTTGTTCACTCTGTTTTTGGGAAGTTAAAAGAAGAAATGCTAGAGTCGGTTAGGCATTTGGTTACTGCGTTGACTAAAGTAGAAGGTGCTGCTCCAGCAATGATTGAAGAGAACCTAACAAATACAGCGGTTAGACAAAATGGCATTGTGCCGGATTCAAATTCGAGTCCAGTTAGAGAAGCAAATGATCAAACTATCCGTAACATTCTTGGTAATCTAAGTTCGTACTCCACTCCCCCAAATTCGCCGCGTTTATGCCAG GGGGAGAATCCCAGTCCAAAATATAATGAGGAAGGTTTATATTTTGAAGCTGGAGGTGATAACGTTAATGACAGTTTTGCACTTTCAGCTCATAGCCAGAATCATCAACGGGCAGTTGAAATCAATCAACCATTG GAGGAAGAGAACAGGGTACAGGGACCAGCCATGGATATGCCTTCTTTTTCTCTGGGTTTAACGCAAGAAGAGGCGTTGAATGGGAATCATGGTATTACTTTCAAGGAGTCTGTGTGTCATCAGCCTGAGTCTATTGTCAAGGCTGTTGATAACATTGAAGTACGACATCAGTATCGGAAAAGCAAAAGACAAAAGTGTGTTCCTCATGCACTTTTGGCGGATTACGAATGTGGTCCGGAGATTGGGTCACGTGTGAAGAAATCccaaaacttcatattttcaaGTCATGAACGAAATCAGATCGATAGGAAGTATGAACGACTTTTACAGAGAGTAAACCGACATTT TGTTTATAAAGTCAGTGGAGTCTCGGTGTTAGGAAAAGATATTCTACTAATTGCAGAGAGATCGAAGTTTCTCACCTCAAAG GTTGTTGACATACTTATACGGCTTGTGCAATATACTGTTCAACAACAATTTACTGCACATACTCAGCACAGGGATGTATTTCTTGACAATACATATGCCTCCGCAATCACAAAGACATATCCCAAGTTTCGTAAGAGTAGGAAAAAAAATGCCTACATTTTCCCCAGAGGAGTGGTTAAAATATTTACAACAAGGGAAGATTCATTCCTCCAGCCTACCCGGTATTACTTTCCACTAAATGTGGGGAAGAAACATTGGGTAGGTATATGTGTGGATCACAATCGTGGGAAAATAACAGTTCTAGATAGCAATACCTCCTTGTTCACTGATGCAATTATGGAGAAACATCTACAACCTCACTTGGTTATGTTGCCGTATCTTCTCAGACTCTCTATGCAAGTAAGTGGAACTGATGAACCAAAGCGTTTTGCTGTTGAGCGTCCCAAAGATTTTGCTCAAACCCAAAATCCAGCCGACACTGGGCTGATGGCTGTGCTATTGATGTCCACCCATGCTGTTTACGGTCTTGAAGCATGCAAGAATATCAATACTGATGTTCTTGTGGAAGCAGGTAGGAGTGCTGCGGTTATGGCTTTTGAGTGTGAAGATATGTTCTAG